The Iamia majanohamensis genome window below encodes:
- the fusA gene encoding elongation factor G → MAPFPPDRIRNVALVGHAGAGKTTLAEALLHLSGAISRRGRVEDGTTTSDHDPAERARGHSVALSVLPLEWRGHRITLLDTPGDPDFGADVEAALRVADLAVFVVSAVDGVQVGTEVAWRAAAAAGVPRMVFVSKLDRDRASFAATLDDLRDRFGAGVAPLELPIGAEADFVGVADLLSDTAHLYEDGRATTGPIPEAMEDQERRVHDNLVEGIVVADDDLLERYLDGDVPSVEELERTLAVGVDDATVFPVVCGSGTGEVAVDRLADLICEIGPSPLDRPPVTVTAGDTTVEVAPDPDGPPLAFVFRTLADRFVGHLSLFRVLSGTIRGDDHLVNSRSGADERLHALLRIRGGSQEPVDELVAGEIGAVAKLTGTATGDTLAPRGRPVTAPPLHPPEPVLAVAIRPRTPADEDRLAPALHRLVEEDPALHVVRDDATHQTLLRGVGDAHLSLALERLETQMGVGVDTEEVAIAYRETIARRAEAEGRHKKQTGGHGQFAVCTLVVEPLPPGSGTTFTSRIVGGAISKGYVPAVEKGVEETLAHGGPLGHPVVDVAVTLTDGKEHSVDSSEMAFRAAARLALREALARAEPSLLEPVARVEVTVPVDAQGDVMGDLASRRGRIEGSEPGDDGEQVVTAAVPEAELRRYAVELRSLTGGRGRFHVEPLSYEPVPDHLVEAARRDLADTDA, encoded by the coding sequence ATGGCCCCGTTCCCCCCGGACCGCATCCGCAACGTGGCCCTCGTCGGCCACGCCGGCGCCGGCAAGACCACCCTCGCCGAGGCCCTCCTCCACCTGTCGGGGGCCATCTCTCGACGGGGCCGGGTCGAGGACGGCACCACCACCAGCGACCACGACCCGGCCGAGAGGGCGCGGGGCCACTCGGTGGCGCTGTCGGTGCTGCCCCTCGAGTGGAGGGGCCACCGCATCACCCTCCTCGACACCCCGGGCGACCCCGACTTCGGGGCCGACGTGGAGGCCGCCCTGCGGGTGGCCGACCTGGCCGTGTTCGTGGTCAGCGCGGTCGACGGCGTCCAGGTCGGCACCGAGGTGGCCTGGCGGGCGGCGGCGGCCGCCGGGGTGCCCCGCATGGTGTTCGTGAGCAAGCTCGACCGCGACCGGGCCTCCTTCGCCGCCACCCTCGACGACCTGCGGGACCGCTTCGGTGCCGGCGTCGCCCCGCTCGAGCTGCCCATCGGCGCCGAGGCCGACTTCGTGGGCGTGGCCGACCTCCTCTCCGACACCGCCCACCTCTACGAGGACGGCCGGGCCACCACCGGGCCCATCCCGGAGGCCATGGAGGACCAGGAGCGCCGGGTCCACGACAACCTGGTCGAGGGCATCGTGGTGGCCGACGACGACCTGCTGGAGCGCTACCTCGACGGCGACGTGCCGTCGGTCGAGGAGCTGGAGCGCACGCTGGCCGTCGGGGTCGACGACGCCACCGTCTTCCCCGTGGTGTGCGGCTCGGGCACCGGCGAGGTGGCCGTCGACCGGCTGGCCGACCTCATCTGCGAGATCGGCCCCTCCCCCCTCGACCGCCCCCCGGTCACGGTCACCGCGGGCGACACCACCGTCGAGGTCGCCCCCGACCCGGACGGGCCGCCGCTCGCCTTCGTCTTCCGCACCCTCGCCGACCGCTTCGTCGGCCACCTGTCGCTGTTCCGGGTCCTGTCGGGCACGATCCGGGGCGACGACCACCTGGTCAACAGCCGCTCGGGCGCCGACGAGCGCCTGCACGCCCTGCTGCGCATCCGGGGCGGCAGCCAGGAGCCCGTCGACGAGCTGGTGGCGGGCGAGATCGGGGCGGTGGCCAAGCTGACGGGCACCGCCACCGGCGACACCCTCGCCCCCCGGGGCCGGCCGGTGACCGCCCCTCCCCTGCACCCGCCCGAGCCGGTGCTGGCCGTCGCCATCCGCCCCCGCACCCCGGCCGACGAGGACCGCCTCGCCCCCGCCCTCCACCGCCTGGTGGAGGAGGACCCCGCCCTCCACGTCGTGCGCGACGACGCCACCCACCAGACCCTCCTGCGGGGCGTGGGCGACGCCCACCTGTCGCTGGCCCTGGAGCGGCTGGAGACCCAGATGGGGGTCGGCGTCGACACCGAGGAGGTGGCCATCGCCTACCGGGAGACCATCGCCCGCCGGGCCGAGGCCGAGGGGCGCCACAAGAAGCAGACCGGCGGCCACGGCCAGTTCGCGGTCTGCACGCTGGTGGTCGAGCCCCTCCCGCCCGGGTCGGGCACCACCTTCACCAGCCGCATCGTCGGCGGCGCCATCTCCAAGGGCTACGTCCCGGCGGTGGAGAAGGGGGTCGAGGAGACCCTGGCCCACGGCGGGCCGCTCGGGCACCCGGTGGTCGACGTGGCCGTCACCCTCACCGACGGCAAGGAGCACAGCGTCGACTCCTCGGAGATGGCGTTCCGGGCTGCGGCCCGCCTCGCCCTGCGGGAGGCCCTGGCCCGGGCCGAGCCGTCGCTGCTCGAGCCGGTGGCCCGGGTCGAGGTCACCGTGCCGGTCGACGCCCAGGGCGACGTGATGGGCGACCTGGCGTCGCGCCGGGGCCGCATCGAGGGCTCCGAGCCGGGCGACGACGGCGAGCAGGTCGTCACCGCGGCGGTGCCCGAGGCCGAGCTGCGCCGCTACGCCGTCGAGCTCCGCTCCCTCACCGGCGGGCGGGGCCGGTTCCACGTCGAGCCCCTCTCCTACGAGCCGGTGCCCGACCACCTGGTCGAGGCGGCCCGCCGGGACCTGGCCGACACCGACGCCTGA
- a CDS encoding CDP-alcohol phosphatidyltransferase family protein — MFDGQFRTQAEKGLRPIGHSIRKTGITADHLTILGVVMAGAASLAIANGALRLGLLLLVLCAVPDVLDGAVAKASGTASPRGAFFDSVMDRVSDAFLLGGMAWYLSTTNPGRIAVLPLAVLAASLIISYERAKAESLGYDAKGGIMERAERLVLIGLALLFQPAMIVLLWIMLAATVFTAGQRFAKVWKQASATVPPSPAAARLRARRRSRVSRTAARRAQGRATTRERFAGRDRIGTRRRPDAG, encoded by the coding sequence ATGTTCGACGGTCAGTTCCGCACCCAGGCCGAGAAGGGGCTCCGCCCCATCGGCCACAGCATCCGCAAGACCGGCATCACCGCCGACCACCTCACCATCCTCGGGGTGGTCATGGCCGGGGCGGCCTCGCTCGCCATCGCCAACGGCGCCCTCCGCCTGGGCCTCCTCCTTCTCGTCCTCTGCGCCGTGCCCGACGTGCTCGACGGCGCGGTGGCCAAGGCCTCCGGCACGGCCTCGCCCCGCGGCGCCTTCTTCGACTCGGTCATGGACCGGGTCTCCGACGCCTTCCTGCTCGGCGGCATGGCCTGGTACCTCTCCACCACCAACCCGGGCCGCATCGCGGTGCTGCCGCTGGCCGTGCTGGCCGCCTCGCTCATCATCTCCTACGAGCGGGCCAAGGCCGAGTCGCTGGGCTACGACGCCAAGGGCGGGATCATGGAGCGGGCCGAGCGCCTGGTGCTCATCGGCCTCGCCCTCCTCTTCCAGCCGGCCATGATCGTGCTGCTCTGGATCATGCTCGCGGCCACCGTGTTCACCGCCGGCCAGCGCTTCGCCAAGGTCTGGAAGCAGGCCAGCGCCACCGTCCCGCCCAGCCCCGCCGCCGCCCGCCTCCGGGCCCGCCGGCGCAGCCGGGTGAGCCGCACCGCGGCCCGCCGGGCCCAGGGCCGGGCCACCACCCGGGAGCGCTTCGCCGGCCGCGACCGCATCGGCACCCGCCGCCGTCCCGACGCCGGCTGA
- a CDS encoding phosphatidylinositol mannoside acyltransferase has translation MARPDPTYLAYRAGSAVSRALPARAVPAAADVAGRVASRVLPSRRLIVERNLRRVHGDDLDGAALARAVDGTFSSYAHYWLESFRLPGSDPDLLDEKMTVVGLEHVQAGLDAGTGSILALPHLGAWEWAAFWLTEVKGMDVSVVVEPIEPPELADWFVGLREALGMEVITLGPHAGAACSKALKQNRVLALLCDRDLGGGGIPVDLLGEATTLPGGPATLALRTGAPLIPAIVTFDIDGGHLGQADPPLDTTRTGSLRQDVARVTQDLAHALERLIRRAPDQWHLLQPNWPSDHAALAAAGLAPPPEPSSPDT, from the coding sequence TTGGCGCGGCCCGACCCCACCTACCTCGCGTACCGCGCCGGCTCGGCCGTCTCGCGGGCCCTGCCGGCCCGCGCCGTCCCCGCCGCCGCCGACGTCGCCGGGCGCGTCGCCTCCCGGGTGCTGCCGTCGCGGCGCCTCATCGTGGAGCGCAACCTGCGCCGGGTCCACGGCGACGACCTCGACGGCGCCGCCCTCGCCCGGGCCGTCGACGGCACCTTCTCCTCCTACGCCCACTACTGGCTGGAGTCGTTCCGCCTGCCCGGCAGCGACCCCGACCTGCTCGACGAGAAGATGACCGTCGTCGGCCTGGAGCACGTGCAGGCCGGGCTCGACGCCGGCACCGGGTCGATCCTCGCCCTGCCCCACCTGGGGGCCTGGGAGTGGGCCGCGTTCTGGCTCACCGAGGTGAAGGGCATGGACGTCAGCGTCGTGGTCGAGCCCATCGAGCCGCCCGAGCTGGCCGACTGGTTCGTCGGCCTGCGCGAGGCGCTGGGCATGGAGGTCATCACCCTCGGCCCCCACGCCGGCGCCGCCTGCAGCAAGGCCCTGAAGCAGAACCGGGTGCTGGCCCTGCTCTGCGACCGCGACCTGGGCGGCGGCGGCATCCCCGTCGACCTCCTCGGCGAGGCCACCACCCTCCCCGGCGGGCCCGCCACCCTCGCCCTGCGCACCGGCGCCCCGCTGATCCCGGCCATCGTCACCTTCGACATCGACGGCGGCCACCTGGGCCAGGCCGACCCGCCGCTCGACACCACCCGCACCGGCTCGCTCCGCCAGGACGTGGCCCGGGTGACCCAGGACCTGGCCCACGCCCTCGAGCGCCTCATCCGCCGGGCCCCGGACCAGTGGCACCTGCTCCAGCCCAACTGGCCCTCGGACCACGCCGCCCTCGCGGCCGCCGGCCTGGCCCCACCCCCGGAGCCGTCTTCCCCCGACACCTGA
- the budA gene encoding acetolactate decarboxylase — protein MEIVDHRLVGALHVGLVDRAHAAAELAAGEERVGDAFQTSTIEALLDGAYEGDLTVGELLAHGDLGIGTVDHLDGELVVLDGEAWVVAASGAVRAVAPDEGTPFAVVCRFSPGPAVALGPCADLDAVGAAIEAASPPGATVLAVRIDGAVARARVRSVARQEPPYPPLTEVVSHQREWELVDVVGTVVGFRFPDGTDGLEVPGWHLHLLTEDRTAGGHLMALALSEGTLQVEATDALHVEVPDHVDAALHAHGRDRAAEIAAVEGRPHP, from the coding sequence GTGGAGATCGTCGACCACCGCCTCGTCGGAGCCCTGCACGTGGGGCTGGTCGACCGGGCCCACGCCGCCGCCGAGCTGGCCGCCGGCGAGGAGCGGGTCGGCGACGCCTTCCAGACCTCGACCATCGAGGCCCTGCTCGACGGGGCCTACGAGGGCGACCTGACGGTGGGCGAGCTGCTCGCCCACGGCGACCTCGGCATCGGCACCGTCGACCACCTCGACGGCGAGCTCGTCGTCCTCGACGGCGAGGCCTGGGTGGTCGCCGCCTCGGGCGCGGTGCGGGCGGTGGCGCCCGACGAGGGCACGCCGTTCGCCGTGGTCTGCCGCTTCAGCCCCGGCCCCGCGGTGGCGCTGGGGCCGTGCGCCGACCTCGACGCCGTCGGGGCCGCCATCGAGGCCGCGTCGCCGCCGGGCGCCACCGTCCTCGCCGTGCGCATCGACGGCGCCGTGGCCCGGGCCCGGGTGCGCAGCGTGGCCCGCCAGGAGCCGCCCTACCCGCCGCTCACCGAGGTCGTGTCCCACCAGCGGGAGTGGGAGCTGGTCGACGTGGTCGGCACCGTGGTGGGGTTCCGGTTCCCCGACGGCACCGACGGCCTCGAGGTGCCGGGCTGGCACCTCCACCTCCTCACCGAGGACCGCACCGCCGGCGGCCACCTCATGGCCCTGGCCCTCAGCGAGGGGACCCTGCAGGTCGAGGCCACCGACGCCCTCCACGTCGAGGTGCCCGACCACGTCGACGCCGCCCTCCACGCCCACGGCCGCGACCGAGCCGCCGAGATCGCCGCCGTCGAGGGCCGCCCCCACCCCTGA